The following are encoded in a window of Rubellicoccus peritrichatus genomic DNA:
- a CDS encoding DUF4982 domain-containing protein — MFSQIFKFFVIIHFLHAPLLSSPRTEIFLKENWLFQRGQNNGAEQVGFDDSEWEPVTIPHDWAIKGPFDREIDIQDVRITQNLEQEASEKTGRTGALPHIGQGWYRKTFDLPDLKDDQKVLILFEGAMSEPQVYLNEKKVGEWNYGYNYFYFDITDAILRDEPNLLAVHLTNHPQSSRWYPGAGLYRNVRLIVKDKESIDQWGQFVTTPQITDDWAKVNVKTRFSGEGLSLVTTIFDMENNIVAKHEAEPPFGNEFDQNILIDQPKLWSPETPYLYKAVTKLLKNGVLKDEITTTFGVRTIEYNPETGFSLNGQVRKFKGVCLHHDLGPLGAAINKTALRRQMRIMKEMGCDSIRSAHNMPSIEQLELADEMGIMFLAESFDEWAKPKVPNGYNRYFETDAEKDIINLVHATRNHPSIVMWSSGNEVPDQHGSDGVKRAKWLQEIFHREDPTRPVTVGMDQVEAVMENGFGAIMDVPGLNYRVHLYEEAYERFPQGFLLGSETASTVSSRGIYKFPAEKLKHVTHPDNQCSSYDLEYCNWSNLPDDDFVLQDDKDWVIGEFVWTGFDYLGEPTPYQGIWPARSSYFGICDLAGLPKDRYYLYRSRWNTESPTLHMLPHWNWEGREGETTPVFVYTSYDSAELFVNGKSMGVQKKHGATPQNRYRLMWTDVTYEPGTIKVLAYDENGDPVAEKETHTAGEPYQIILEADRTELIANGEDLSFITVSVVDKNGIPCPTATNRLHFEVSGAGVYRAACNGDATSLEMFHEPTMKLFSGKLVVIVQSTNESGEIKLSVSGNGLKAESIQLVSTSETVI; from the coding sequence ATGTTCTCTCAAATTTTTAAATTCTTTGTGATCATTCACTTTTTACACGCCCCACTTCTCTCATCTCCCCGAACAGAGATATTTCTAAAGGAAAATTGGCTGTTTCAACGTGGGCAAAATAACGGTGCTGAACAGGTTGGCTTTGACGATTCCGAATGGGAACCTGTAACCATACCCCACGACTGGGCAATCAAAGGCCCATTCGACAGAGAAATCGACATACAGGACGTCCGCATCACCCAGAACCTTGAGCAAGAAGCTTCAGAAAAGACCGGCAGAACAGGCGCGCTCCCGCACATTGGTCAAGGCTGGTATCGTAAGACCTTTGACCTTCCCGACCTGAAAGATGATCAAAAAGTCCTTATCCTTTTCGAAGGCGCTATGTCCGAACCTCAAGTCTATCTTAACGAAAAAAAGGTCGGAGAGTGGAACTACGGCTACAACTACTTCTATTTCGACATCACCGATGCAATACTTCGGGACGAGCCAAATCTACTCGCTGTGCATCTAACGAATCACCCTCAATCGTCTCGATGGTACCCAGGTGCTGGCCTTTATCGAAATGTCCGCCTGATCGTTAAAGACAAGGAGAGCATTGATCAATGGGGTCAGTTCGTCACGACTCCTCAAATCACCGATGATTGGGCTAAGGTGAATGTGAAGACTCGATTCAGCGGAGAAGGGTTAAGCCTCGTGACAACCATCTTCGACATGGAGAACAACATCGTTGCTAAACACGAAGCTGAACCGCCCTTTGGCAATGAGTTCGATCAGAATATTCTAATCGACCAACCAAAGCTATGGAGCCCTGAAACGCCTTACCTCTACAAAGCAGTTACTAAGCTTCTCAAAAACGGCGTGCTCAAAGATGAGATAACGACGACCTTTGGAGTGCGAACGATAGAATACAATCCCGAAACGGGTTTCAGCTTGAACGGGCAAGTTCGTAAATTCAAAGGCGTCTGCCTGCACCACGATCTAGGGCCACTCGGAGCTGCAATCAACAAGACAGCCCTTCGTCGCCAAATGCGAATCATGAAGGAAATGGGCTGCGATTCGATTCGAAGCGCTCATAACATGCCGTCAATCGAACAACTCGAGTTAGCAGACGAGATGGGAATCATGTTTCTCGCCGAAAGCTTCGACGAATGGGCCAAGCCGAAAGTCCCTAACGGCTACAACAGATATTTCGAAACAGACGCCGAGAAGGACATCATCAATCTGGTCCATGCGACCCGCAACCACCCAAGTATTGTGATGTGGAGCTCAGGCAATGAAGTGCCGGACCAGCACGGAAGCGACGGTGTGAAACGGGCCAAATGGCTGCAGGAAATTTTCCACCGCGAGGACCCCACCCGCCCGGTCACCGTTGGCATGGATCAGGTCGAGGCAGTCATGGAAAACGGTTTTGGCGCCATTATGGATGTTCCCGGGTTAAATTATCGAGTCCATCTTTACGAAGAGGCCTACGAACGCTTTCCCCAAGGTTTCCTCCTCGGTTCCGAAACGGCATCGACGGTGAGCTCGCGTGGTATTTACAAATTTCCTGCCGAAAAGCTGAAGCATGTTACGCACCCGGACAATCAATGCTCTTCGTATGATTTGGAGTATTGCAACTGGTCCAACCTGCCGGATGACGATTTCGTTTTACAGGATGACAAAGACTGGGTGATTGGTGAGTTCGTCTGGACCGGCTTTGATTACCTCGGTGAGCCGACGCCCTATCAGGGAATCTGGCCGGCCCGCAGCTCTTACTTTGGAATTTGTGATTTAGCAGGCCTCCCCAAAGACCGATACTACCTCTACCGCAGTCGGTGGAACACAGAATCCCCCACACTACATATGCTGCCTCACTGGAACTGGGAAGGTCGCGAAGGAGAAACCACCCCCGTCTTTGTCTACACAAGCTATGACAGTGCTGAACTGTTCGTGAACGGAAAAAGCATGGGAGTTCAAAAGAAGCACGGAGCGACACCACAAAATCGCTACCGATTGATGTGGACGGATGTGACGTATGAGCCCGGAACAATCAAGGTCTTAGCATACGATGAAAATGGTGATCCTGTAGCCGAGAAGGAAACCCATACCGCAGGCGAGCCCTACCAAATTATCTTGGAGGCGGACCGCACTGAACTGATAGCAAACGGAGAAGATTTATCATTCATCACTGTTTCGGTAGTGGATAAAAACGGCATCCCCTGCCCCACTGCAACCAATCGGCTTCACTTCGAAGTAAGCGGCGCCGGAGTCTACCGCGCTGCCTGTAACGGCGACGCGACCTCACTCGAAATGTTTCATGAGCCCACCATGAAGCTGTTCAGTGGTAAATTGGTCGTCATTGTTCAAAGCACCAACGAATCCGGAGAAATTAAGCTAAGTGTAAGTGGAAACGGCTTGAAAGCTGAGAGCATTCAACTCGTTTCCACCTCAGAAACGGTGATCTAA
- a CDS encoding sodium:solute symporter family transporter, protein MILLEITLFVVAVIGVIALGIWKSRDEDTSGDKGASDYFLAGRGLTWWLVGFSLIAANISTEQFVGMSGASANWLGMAIASYEWMAAITLVFVAFWFLPKFLKAGLYTIPEFLEYRFNGIARLSMAIPMIVTLVFVTTSSVIFSGAKFVSEYYHEVPVLNSLTAMCWLIALFAAFYVFIGGLKACAWTDLIWGAALIVGGAIVMYLAFNVLMDKPAEELILTKVANSDATIEQIEKARAWERFMLLNDGVDGEAIAQNGPNGSGGKVHMIRPKEDSDIPWTALIIGLWIPNLYYWGLNQYIVQRTLGSKSLAEGQRGIVFAAALKLIIPFIVVIPGMLAFNLFSGDLKKSMAETNQAMVERLGDDQVFDVDEQFVETHPDLAAQILRVNAVVAGVAPSPVVSVKQINSFAAQAIEGGAQSAGTLKSYDYDAAFPILVRNLIQPKPLISWFVLAALSGAVISSLASMLNSASTIATMDLYSKFTGQKDPATLVKVGRGFVLLFVIVAGLIAPSLNKFDSIFSYIQEFQGFISPGILAVFIFGFFSPRTPRYFGVLGMVASIAIYGALLVFATDIAFLNRMAITLGLVIVIGLVLTLLRPMQEPVQMPVNEEIELESSSGAKVAGIGVVVLTLVLYAIFW, encoded by the coding sequence ATGATTTTATTAGAAATTACCCTCTTTGTTGTTGCTGTTATCGGTGTCATCGCACTCGGAATATGGAAAAGCCGGGATGAGGACACCAGTGGTGACAAAGGTGCTTCTGACTACTTTCTTGCTGGCCGTGGATTGACTTGGTGGCTGGTTGGCTTTTCGCTCATTGCGGCGAACATTTCAACAGAACAGTTCGTTGGCATGTCGGGGGCTTCAGCGAATTGGCTCGGTATGGCCATCGCCTCTTACGAATGGATGGCCGCCATCACTTTGGTTTTTGTCGCATTTTGGTTCCTGCCGAAATTTCTCAAGGCAGGACTCTACACTATCCCCGAGTTTTTGGAGTATCGTTTCAATGGAATTGCGCGTTTGTCGATGGCGATACCGATGATAGTTACACTTGTTTTTGTTACAACATCATCAGTCATCTTTTCGGGCGCCAAGTTTGTTTCTGAGTATTACCACGAAGTGCCAGTTTTAAACAGCCTGACTGCAATGTGCTGGTTGATCGCTCTTTTTGCAGCATTCTATGTTTTCATTGGTGGACTCAAAGCGTGTGCATGGACGGACTTAATTTGGGGTGCAGCTTTGATTGTTGGCGGTGCCATCGTCATGTATCTGGCGTTCAATGTGCTCATGGATAAACCCGCTGAAGAGTTGATTCTAACAAAAGTTGCAAACTCGGATGCGACCATCGAGCAGATTGAGAAAGCACGTGCTTGGGAGCGATTTATGCTGCTCAATGACGGAGTAGATGGCGAAGCGATTGCCCAGAACGGACCCAATGGATCTGGAGGTAAAGTACATATGATACGGCCCAAAGAGGATTCCGATATCCCTTGGACTGCGCTTATAATCGGCTTATGGATACCGAATCTTTACTATTGGGGGCTGAATCAGTACATCGTGCAACGAACGCTTGGTTCTAAATCCCTTGCTGAGGGGCAGCGAGGAATCGTTTTTGCCGCAGCCCTTAAACTGATTATTCCTTTCATTGTTGTTATTCCGGGTATGTTGGCGTTCAACCTATTTAGCGGTGATCTTAAGAAATCGATGGCAGAGACTAATCAAGCTATGGTTGAGAGGCTTGGTGATGATCAGGTTTTCGATGTTGATGAACAATTTGTCGAAACCCATCCAGATCTGGCTGCCCAGATTCTCAGGGTCAATGCAGTGGTTGCCGGCGTTGCCCCATCTCCAGTTGTTTCTGTCAAACAGATCAACTCTTTTGCCGCTCAGGCTATCGAGGGTGGCGCGCAGAGCGCTGGGACACTTAAGTCCTATGACTATGATGCGGCATTTCCAATTCTGGTTCGAAATCTTATTCAGCCGAAACCTTTGATCTCCTGGTTCGTTCTTGCGGCCTTGAGTGGGGCCGTGATTAGTTCGCTGGCTTCGATGCTTAACTCTGCATCGACTATCGCGACGATGGATCTCTACTCCAAGTTTACTGGACAGAAGGATCCCGCAACACTTGTGAAAGTCGGAAGGGGCTTCGTCTTATTATTTGTCATCGTTGCTGGCTTGATCGCACCTTCTCTCAATAAGTTTGATAGTATTTTTTCATACATCCAAGAATTTCAGGGCTTTATATCACCGGGTATTCTTGCTGTTTTTATCTTTGGCTTCTTCTCTCCCAGGACGCCTCGCTATTTTGGCGTCTTAGGTATGGTTGCGAGCATTGCGATTTATGGTGCTCTTCTCGTCTTCGCAACCGACATCGCATTCCTTAACCGGATGGCGATCACGCTGGGTCTGGTTATTGTGATCGGGCTCGTGTTGACGCTTCTGCGGCCGATGCAAGAGCCTGTCCAGATGCCAGTGAACGAAGAGATCGAATTAGAATCATCTTCAGGTGCGAAGGTAGCCGGTATCGGTGTCGTGGTACTTACTTTGGTTCTCTACGCGATCTTCTGGTAG